The following are encoded together in the Mumia sp. Pv4-285 genome:
- the poxB gene encoding ubiquinone-dependent pyruvate dehydrogenase, whose product MPTTAQVMIETVKAAGVSRIYGLPGDSLNAFTDALRKDGTLEWVHVRHEEVAALAAAADAHLTGEVAVVAASCGPGNLHLVNGLFDAQRSRVPVVAIASHIPSSEIGSGYFQETHPQDLFRECSVYCEMAGVPEQLPRILEIAFRTAVAERGVAVVVVPGDVMQADASGRRPPTAIETPRSHVVPAERDLRRAAELLGRAGKVTILAGAGCAGAHDELLAVAGALKAPIVHAMRGKEYVEHDNPYDVGMTGLLGFSSGYRAMEACDALLMLGTDFPYPQFFPEHATVVQVDLRGEQLGKRTPVDLGLVGDVGDTLRAITPMIEPRSDDAHLRSMLEHYAKARKSLDDLAVPGTEGPLHPQYVARTVSETATADAVFTCDVGTPVIWAARYLRMNGRRSIVGSFTHGTMANALGHAIGAQAAYPDRQVVALCGDGGLSMLLGDLITLVQQRLPVKVVVFNNASLAFVELEMKAAGIVNFGTDLTNPSFAAIARAMGMHGERVDQPDRLSAAVAEAFDALGPALVEVAVARQELSIPPNITAAQAKGFTLYALKTVLSGRGDEVLDLARTNVFRRLRDR is encoded by the coding sequence ATGCCGACCACCGCCCAGGTGATGATCGAGACGGTGAAGGCCGCCGGCGTCTCGCGGATCTACGGACTGCCGGGCGACTCTCTGAACGCGTTCACCGATGCACTGCGCAAGGACGGAACGCTGGAGTGGGTCCACGTACGCCACGAGGAGGTCGCCGCGTTGGCAGCCGCTGCCGACGCGCACCTGACCGGAGAGGTCGCCGTGGTCGCCGCAAGCTGCGGACCGGGCAACCTCCACCTCGTCAACGGCCTCTTCGACGCCCAGCGGAGCCGTGTCCCGGTCGTCGCGATCGCCTCTCACATCCCGAGCAGCGAGATCGGCAGCGGCTATTTCCAGGAGACGCACCCTCAGGACCTGTTCCGCGAGTGCTCCGTCTACTGCGAGATGGCCGGAGTGCCCGAGCAGCTGCCGAGGATCCTCGAGATCGCCTTCCGTACGGCGGTGGCCGAGCGTGGCGTGGCCGTGGTGGTCGTGCCGGGTGACGTCATGCAGGCGGACGCGTCAGGGCGCCGGCCACCGACGGCGATCGAGACACCCCGTAGCCACGTCGTTCCGGCCGAACGCGACCTCCGACGGGCCGCCGAGCTCCTCGGACGAGCCGGCAAGGTCACCATCCTCGCCGGTGCAGGATGTGCGGGGGCGCACGACGAGCTCCTCGCGGTCGCCGGGGCGCTGAAGGCGCCGATCGTGCACGCGATGCGGGGCAAGGAGTACGTCGAGCACGACAACCCGTACGACGTGGGCATGACCGGTCTGCTCGGATTCTCGTCGGGCTACCGCGCGATGGAGGCGTGCGACGCCCTCCTGATGCTCGGTACGGACTTCCCGTACCCCCAGTTCTTCCCCGAGCACGCCACCGTGGTCCAGGTCGACCTTCGCGGTGAGCAGCTCGGCAAGCGGACGCCGGTCGACCTCGGGCTCGTCGGGGACGTCGGAGACACGCTGCGTGCGATCACGCCGATGATCGAGCCGCGCAGCGACGACGCACACCTGCGTTCGATGCTCGAGCACTACGCGAAGGCGAGGAAGAGTCTCGACGATCTCGCTGTCCCGGGTACCGAAGGGCCGCTTCACCCCCAGTACGTCGCGCGCACGGTCTCGGAGACGGCGACCGCCGACGCCGTGTTCACGTGCGATGTCGGTACGCCGGTCATCTGGGCCGCCCGCTACCTGCGGATGAACGGACGGCGCTCGATCGTCGGTTCGTTCACGCACGGGACGATGGCGAACGCGCTCGGTCACGCCATCGGCGCTCAGGCCGCCTACCCGGACCGGCAGGTGGTGGCGCTGTGCGGCGACGGCGGGCTGTCGATGCTGCTCGGCGATCTCATCACGCTCGTCCAGCAACGCCTGCCCGTGAAGGTGGTGGTGTTCAACAACGCCTCGCTCGCGTTCGTCGAGCTGGAGATGAAGGCCGCGGGCATCGTCAACTTCGGCACCGATCTGACGAACCCGAGCTTCGCGGCGATCGCCCGCGCGATGGGCATGCACGGCGAGCGGGTCGACCAGCCGGACCGTCTCTCAGCGGCTGTCGCGGAGGCGTTCGACGCCCTGGGACCGGCGCTGGTCGAGGTGGCGGTCGCGCGGCAGGAGCTGTCGATCCCCCCGAACATCACGGCCGCGCAGGCAAAGGGTTTCACCCTCTACGCGCTCAAGACGGTGCTCTCCGGTCGCGGTGACGAGGTGCTGGACCTCGCCCGGACGAACGTATTCCGGAGGTTGCGCGACCGCTGA
- a CDS encoding TraR/DksA C4-type zinc finger protein gives MVVDAAALAGRLTRVAEQLDVLRRDHASIVAASAASNSDDEHDPEGATIAWEREQVAALIKRLEDERDELTEATARIAAGAYGVCERCGRPIPDERLAVRPAARTCVGCG, from the coding sequence GTGGTCGTGGATGCCGCTGCGCTCGCTGGACGCCTCACTCGGGTCGCCGAGCAGCTCGACGTGCTCCGACGCGACCACGCGTCGATCGTCGCCGCGTCGGCGGCGTCGAACTCCGACGACGAGCACGACCCGGAGGGCGCGACGATCGCCTGGGAGCGCGAGCAGGTCGCCGCCCTCATCAAGAGGCTGGAGGACGAGCGCGACGAGCTGACCGAGGCGACGGCACGCATCGCGGCGGGCGCGTACGGGGTGTGCGAGAGGTGCGGGCGGCCGATCCCCGACGAGCGGCTCGCCGTACGACCGGCCGCCCGCACCTGCGTCGGCTGCGGCTGA